One window from the genome of Eucalyptus grandis isolate ANBG69807.140 chromosome 7, ASM1654582v1, whole genome shotgun sequence encodes:
- the LOC104452517 gene encoding disease resistance protein UNI, whose protein sequence is MVEAAATAAAVEAYRDGKSLIAYVGRKIDYANDLEKNFRRLKEEVEKLFARRDDVEAEANKDKTKKKTKECEAWIGRVKNVENEVQELENEFRKGRKRPWKGRRIWSASNFSKRLAEKCEELHSLWAEGRLETEAVVERPPERVRTMHAPKTESKPSIHCAVEEVLGYLRDDNVKRIGLWGTVGIGKTTIMHNLNDDVEISKMFDIVISASVSKESSMEKLQKAIAQRLKLNTEGISDPHEISWRISKELENKRYLLLLDEVWNVFDLQAVGLHDNSQDGKVVLASRYEHVCWDMEVDELVNVKRLSEADAWKMFREKVGRNINLPGVEPLARLVVTECAGLPLLIDRVARYFRKKGNINLWRDGLRSLRRWPNVKVQGMDEVLEFLKFCYDELDDEGQKICFLYGALFPEDSDVYIDYLLECWRAEGFLSDAIDFTEARDRGHGILHDLIDVSLLERSEKLSMSE, encoded by the coding sequence ATGGTTGAGGCAGCAGCTACGGCAGCAGCTGTTGAGGCATACAGGGATGGGAAAAGCTTAATAGCTTATGTTGGTCGCAAAATCGattatgcgaatgatcttgaaAAGAATTTTAGAAGGCTCAAAGAGGAAGTAGAGAAACTCTTTGCTAGGAGGGATGACGTGGAAGCTGAAGCAAACAAAgacaagacaaagaaaaaaactaaagagTGTGAAGCCTGGATTGGTAGAGTTAAAAATGTTGAGAATGAGGTTCAAGAACTAGAAAATGAatttagaaaaggaagaaaacgtCCATGGAAAGGGCGTCGCATTTGGTCAGCTTCCAATTTCAGTAAACGTTTGGCTGAGAAGTGCGAGGAATTGCATAGTCTGTGGGcagaaggaagacttgaaacaGAAGCAGTTGTCGAGAGACCACCTGAGCGTGTCAGAACGATGCATGCTCCGAAAACAGAAAGCAAGCCATCAATCCATTGTGCTGTTGAAGAGGTCCTTGGTTACTTGCGGGACGACAATGTGAAAAGAATTGGGCTTTGGGGGACAGTGGGAATAGGGAAGACCACAATCATGCATAATTTGAATGATGATGTAGAGATCAGCAAAATGTTTGACATTGTAATTTCAGCATCAGTTTCCAAAGAGAGTAGCATGGAGAAGTTGCAAAAGGCAATTGCACAGAGGCTAAAATTGAATACTGAAGGGATCAGTGATCCACATGAAATATCGTGGAGAATATCAAAAGAATTGGAGAACAAAAGATACTTGCTTCTTCTGGATGAAGTTTGGAATGTTTTTGATTTACAGGCAGTAGGATTACATGATAACAGCCAGGATGGTAAGGTtgtattagcaagtagatacgAACATGTTTGTTGGGATATGGAAGTTGATGAGTTGGTCAATGTGAAAAGGCTGTCTGAAGCAGATGCATGGAAAATGTTCCGGGAGAAAGTGGGTAGGAATATTAATCTACCTGGTGTTGAACCACTTGCCCGTCTAGTGGTAACTGAATGTGCTGGTTTACCCCTTCTGATTGACAGAGTTGCAAGATATTTCAGAAAGAAGGGTAACATTAATCTCTGGAGGGATGGATTAAGAAGCTTGCGGAGATGGCCTAATGTCAAAGTCCAAGGCATGGAcgaagttcttgaatttttgaaattctgTTATGACGAGTTAGATGATGAAGGACAAAAGATTTGTTTCCTTTATGGCGCACTGTTTCCTGAGGATTCTGACGTCTATATAGATTATTTATTGGAGTGCTGGAGAGCAGAAGGCTTTCTTAGTGATGCAATTGATTTTACCGAAGCTCGTGATCGAGGGCATGGCATATTGCATGATCTCATTGATGTTTCCTTGCtagaaagaagtgaaaaattaAGCATGTCAGAATGA